One Purpureocillium takamizusanense chromosome 12, complete sequence DNA window includes the following coding sequences:
- a CDS encoding uncharacterized protein (EggNog:ENOG503P7GZ): MDLPPAPTPPVNSSNMPSNADRTSSLLNLLKFSGNNAAAAAAAGSGAQQQQQPQPPAAAQQQQSPPPQQQQPQPQPQHGHQSRQPSYGETGQYHSTRLHQPAPTSADPTGLLAALMRGAQEADEPRQAPVSHAPAQTHQPSTTFGAGSPSADTRSYLLNLLNRPKPSQTDQPLLTESTRSNGPTPQSPDAAADVGRYFGQYQQPQQQAQAQAQPQQQPQSHGNSVYQAAQQYQARHHDPESFAHVQHPASNVSSFSFAHTQESSTDMSAIYHQLMDSLSQSSPQSQHTHQSAGGASYHHALKKEHASPAGSQKLDQSHLGSERSPVMSAPGPARGPLDRSSSLHSHQSLQQSVKQTPPADFDSAGPPDKNKETVAEAVHDLAEKADRDAREALARAEQSLDEPDRAEGIDKSETSRDDQEWSSETIRNVEKQIIDDIKSNQSKAEPPRFDSPEPAYNESGAEAQAVADSWESADQEEIVVIEEKEAPPVRVYNFPMKPWISISLQEGTTEPRPEFRDESIMDIARLKKEFDQIDRNLYTASQTYMTYGMSKQGGLRVIRQDDGKDAKVFTDTKDRIFNVAMSVTPADNESVQREAIIGTGISGTVYWVQIKDGEKDHIEDAHLEQYGFALPPMATHDGDTPGGVLKTRARASTIHPEYFAVGRGKSINFIWPSYILQNSLFKTGHDRVVDTETLLKQCSLKINTGKAGKDFTFSQDDTVVVSLDKSGRVKFWDVRDLTASKEGSDPRAPVPAQTSLEVKEPLMTLASTPEGEKAWPTSVLLLDKQRPYQKRCALRYMIVGMKQNHTIQLWDLALGKPVQEFNLPHSKESDAVCSVMYHPASGMIVIGHPTRNSVYFAHLSAPKYNLKSVSQAEYIQRLVAQDSSIPQPDSTAVISGVREYSFANRGIIRSLDILCTPAMVQDADEPTLFELYAMHSKGVACLLVRQNELGWSKDNKVLDAVDAVKEGVVTVSKLKTPQQPELGTNGEAQVRIANRGKESSLQTTPAASDVAQRGAESVTPIKLKNETKEAETPAQSSKESQVEKPEKKSRKKKGKEPELAANGATNTPRVGSKPDAPKVTSNVVANAVSAEALDSAIVGMETRLTAAVSDTLKSSLKNLHGKIDEGARVRDESFNQHQIKLLDMVSEVLNENTQKVLESLIHHQFTELVIPAIGDHAGKAVTELLQTKLQPQVASSVQKEIQGSLPHALNRSLRSADFVSAISDRVGAAVSTGVQQEVLNTLTQRLTPTFSNIASQSAQRVAGELHQQYQEQFEHMKAQHAADSNKIDQLLNYVNRLTDMVSTMAASQTALQQEFLKLKQQPVHELPGGSGAQGQQGHQNIPHGYAGGMAGSNAPSHHGSYPPSQVMSQQYSNSQQYQRSSQPVTSPQGTGVAPSENVGPTGVSALAGAFANQMSRSEVEAEYELTQRIHKIEMAIQDGRLQDAMIQWIQSGHEKEIFRRCLSGYSPNRFESLAPLLLLVVIATISKDLKPGPRLKQEIDWIEMAVRAFSDSLPNLDWDAQGQNGEVMKSASQTMNLLVGRLQPLLSAYNSGYPLDPFLAGVDKGKIEWIVGASEHIESFNSHRRYD, from the coding sequence ATGGActtgccgccggctccaacgccgcccgtcaACAGCAGCAATATGCCATCCAATGCGGATCGCACTTCGAGCCTGCTGAACCTGCTCAAGTTCAGCGGCAAcaatgccgctgccgccgccgccgccggttctggtgcccagcagcagcagcagccccagccgcctgccgccgcccagcagcagcaatcgccgccgccgcagcagcagcagcctcaacCACAGCCTCAGCACGGCCACCAGTCCCGGCAGCCAAGCTATGGCGAGACGGGCCAGTACCATTCCACTCGCCTGCACCAGCctgcgccgacgagcgcTGACCCTACAGGCTTGCTGGCCGCGCTCATGAGAGGTGCTCAGGAGGCCGATGAGCCCCGGCAGGCCCCTGTCTCCCACGCTCCCGCGCAGACGCACCAGCCCTCGACCACCTTTGGCGCTGgttcgccctcggccgatACTAGATCATATCTGCTCAACCTGCTGAATCGGCCCAAGCCTAGCCAGACGGACCAGCCGCTGCTCACTGAGTCGACGCGGTCCAACGGTCCGACGCCTCAGTCTCcggacgctgccgccgatgtTGGAAGATATTTCGGCCAGTACCAGCAGCCTCAACAAcaggcccaggcccaggcccagcctcaacagcagccgcagtCGCATGGAAACAGCGTCTACCAGGCTGCACAGCAGTATCAGGCCCGTCACCACGACCCTGAGTCGTTTGCTCACGTCCAGCACCCGGCGTCGAATGTCAGTTCCTTCTCCTTCGCCCACACGCAGGAGTCCTCGACTGACATGTCCGCCATCTACCACCAGCTCATGGATAGCCTGAGCCAGTCCTCTCCCCAGAGCCAGCATACGCACCAgtccgccggcggcgcttccTACCATCATGCCCTGAAGAAGGAGCATGCATCCCCCGCCGGCTCCCAAAAGCTTGACCAGTCCCACTTGGGCAGCGAGCGCAGCCCCGTCATGAGTGCTCCCGGTCCCGCTCGTGGGCCCCTCGACCGCAGCTCATCGCTCCATTCGCATCAGTCATTGCAGCAGTCTGTCAAGCAGACGCCCCCGGCCGACTTCGACAGTGCCGGCCCGCCcgacaagaacaaggagACGGTCGCAGAGGCTGTGCACGACCTCGCTGAGAAGGCTGACCGCGATGCTCGCGAGGCTCTGGCCAGAGCGGAGCAGAGTCTGGACGAGCCTGATCGTGCCGAAGGCATCGACAAGTCAGAGACTTCTCGTGATGACCAGGAATGGTCCAGCGAGACCATCCGCAATGTTGAGAAGCAAATCATCGACGACATTAAGAGCAACCAAAGCAAAGCTGAGCCGCCGAGGTTCGATTCGCCGGAGCCCGCATATAACGAGTCTGGTGCCGAGGCACAGGCTGTGGCCGATAGCTGGGAGAGCGCCGACCAGGAGGAGATTGTCGTcatcgaggagaaggaggcccCGCCTGTCCGGGTGTACAACTTCCCCATGAAACCGTGGATCTCCATTTCTCTCCAGGAGGGCACGACTGAGCCTCGACCCGAGTTCCGTGACGAGTCCATCATGGATATCGCACGCCTCAAGAAGGAGTTCGACCAGATTGACCGCAACCTCTACACGGCCTCTCAGACGTACATGACCTACGGCATGTCCAAGCAGGGCGGCCTACGCGTCATCCGACAAGACGACGGCAAAGATGCCAAGGTCTTCACCGACACCAAAGACCGCATTTTCAACGTGGCGATGTCGGTGACGCCTGCTGACAACGAGAGTGTccagcgcgaggccatcatTGGCACCGGCATCAGCGGTACCGTGTACTGGGTCCAGATCAAGGATGGCGAAAAGGACCACATCGAGGACGCGCACCTCGAGCAGTACGGCTTTGCCCTCCCGCCCATGGCTACACACGATGGTGACACCCCCGGTGGCGTCCTCAAGACTAGGGCTCGGGCGTCCACCATTCACCCCGAGTATttcgccgtcggccgaggcaagTCCATCAACTTCATCTGGCCCTCGTACATCCTGCAGAACAGCCTCTTCAAGACGGGCCACGACCGTGTCGTCGACACGGAGACTCTGCTCAAGCAATGCTCCCTCAAAATCAACACAggcaaggccggcaaggacTTCACCTTTAGCCAAGACGACAcggtcgtcgtctccctcgaCAAGTCTGGCCGGGTCAAGTTCTGGGATGTCCGCGACCTCACGGCCTCTAAGGAGGGCTCTGATCCGCGCGCTCCCGTGCCCGCCCAGACGTCGCTCGAGGTTAAGGAGCCCCTGATGACCCTGGCTAGCACCCCAGAGGGCGAAAAGGCATGGCCCACCTCGGTCCTGCTTCTCGACAAGCAGCGCCCCTACCAAAAGCGCTGCGCCCTGCGCTACATGATTGTGGGCATGAAACAGAACCACACCATCCAGCTCTGGGACCTTGCCCTCGGCAAGCCGGTCCAAGAGTTCAATCTGCCTCACAGCAAGGAATCCGATGCCGTCTGTAGCGTCATGTACCACCCGGCGAGCGGCATGATCGTCATTGGCCACCCGACACGCAACTCGGTCTACTTTGCGCATCTCTCGGCTCCTAAGTATAACCTGAAGAGTGTCTCGCAGGCAGAGTACATCCAGCGGCTCGTCGCTCAAGACTCGTCCATTCCGCAGCCGGACAGCACCGCTGTGATAAGCGGTGTCCGCGAATACTCGTTCGCCAATAGAGGAATCATCCGTAGCCTCGACATTCTCTGCACGCCCGCCATGGTCCAGGATGCCGACGAGCCTACGCTATTCGAGCTCTACGCGATGCACTCCAAGGGTGTTGCTTGCCTCCTGGTCAGGCAGAACGAGCTTGGGTGGTCCAAGGACAATaaggtcctcgacgccgtggatgCCGTGAAGGAGGGCGTGGTCACCGTCTCCAAGCTCAAGACACCTCAGCAGCCTGAGCTCGGCACCAACGGAGAAGCCCAGGTCCGCATCGCCAACCGCGGCAAGGAGTCTTCGCTTCAGACAACGCCGGCAGCCAGCGACGTCGCTCAGCGCGGTGCCGAATCGGTCACGCCCATTAAACTCAAGAACGAAACGAAGGAAGCAGAGACGCCGGCCCAGTCTTCCAAGGAGAGCCAAGTTGAGAAGCCAGAGAAGAAGtcgcgcaagaagaagggcaaggagcCCGAGTTGGCTGCCAATGGCGCGACCAACACTCCCCGCGTCGGCTCGAAGCCCGATGCGCCCAAGGTCACCAGCAATGTGGTTGCCAATGCTGTTTCCGCGGAAGCCCTTGACTCTGCCATCGTTGGCATGGAGACCCGCctgacggcggccgtgtcaGACACGCTGAAGTCGTCGCTCAAGAACCTGCATGGCAAGATCGACGAAGGCGCCCGCGTTCGCGACGAAAGCTTTAACCAGCACCAGATCAAGCTCCTTGACATGGTGTCCGAGGTGCTCAACGAGAACACTCAGAAGGTGCTCGAGTCCCTTATCCACCATCAGTTCACCGAGCTGGTCATCCCCGCCATTGGCGACCACGCCGGCAAGGCCGTGACGGAGTTGCTCCAGACCAAGCTGCAGCCGCAAGTCGCGTCGTCCGTGCAAAAGGAGATCCAAGGCTCCTTGCCGCACGCTCTCAACCGCTCCCTGCGGTCGGCGGATTTCGTCAGTGCCATTTCGGACCGCGTTGGGGCTGCTGTCTCCACTGGCGTGCAGCAGGAAGTTCTGAACACGCTTACCCAGCGTCTGACTCCTACATTCTCCAACATCGCGAGCCAAAGCGCCCAGCGTGTGGCTGGAGAGCTCCACCAACAATACCAGGAGCAGTTTGAGCACATGAAGGCACAGCATGCGGCCGATTCCAACAAAATTGACCAACTGCTTAACTACGTCAACCGGCTGACGGACATGGTgtccaccatggccgcctcgcAGACCGCCCTGCAGCAGGAGTTTCTGAAGCTCAAGCAGCAGCCCGTCCACGAGCTTCCTGGGGGTTCCGGGGCACAGGGCCAGCAGGGTCACCAGAACATCCCTCATGGGTACGCTGGTGGCATGGCCGGCAGTAACGCGCCGAGCCACCATGGAAGTTATCCTCCCAGCCAGGTTATGAGCCAGCAGTACTCGAACAGTCAGCAGTACCAGCGCAGCTCGCAGCCGGTGACGAGCCCCCAGGGTACAGGTGTCGCTCCGTCTGAGAACGTCGGTCCGACCGGTGTCAGCGCTCTTGCTGGCGCGTTCGCCAACCAGATGAGCCGTAGTGAGGTCGAAGCCGAGTATGAGCTCACTCAGCGCATCCACAAGATTGAGATGGCTATCCAGGACGGCCGTCTCCAGGACGCCATGATCCAGTGGATCCAGAGCGGCCACGAAAAGGAGATTTTCAGGCGCTGCTTGAGCGGCTACTCGCCCAACCGCTTCGAGAGCCTTGCGCCcctgctgttgttggtcgTGATTGCTA
- a CDS encoding uncharacterized protein (COG:S~TransMembrane:1 (o20-48i)~EggNog:ENOG503P4N6): protein MFCLRSWLPLLFIPTNASPAFIFLFFVCTYFLNRPCVYCSILLLILFLTSCNWSDRCFFDFRSDWFLPRSSAVSTTTAASTTATSAAHNATIHGHYNLETNDAAATAAAAAAAADAFNATVVEMLNSTARALAGAAADQVAAKRAEWTGLGMEWLRSLLGRREWRIECMDIYIRL, encoded by the exons atgttctGCCTACGGAG CTGGCTCCCGCTGCTCTTCATCCCCACCaacgcctcgccggccttcatcttcctcttcttcgtctgcACCTACTTCCTCAACCGGCCCTGCGTATACtgctccatcctcctcctcatcctcttcCTAACCTCGTGCAACTGGTCCGACCGCTGCTTCTTTGACTTTCGCAGCGACTGGTTCCTCCcgcgctcctccgccgtctcaacaacaacggcagcctcgacgaccgccaCATCCGCAGCGCATAACGCCACGATACATGGCCATTATAACCTCGAAACCAACGATGCCGCagcaacggccgccgccgccgccgccgccgcagacgccTTCAACGCGACCGTCGTCGAGATGCTCAACTCGacggcccgcgccctcgccggcgccgcggccgaccaGGTGGCTGCCAAGCGCGCCGAGTGGACGGGCCTGGGCATGGAGTGGCTGAGGAgcctgctcggccgccggGAGTGGAGGATCGAGTGCATGGATATCTACATTCGGCTgtga